ATGGATCTGGAATTGATTGTCCTGCACGCTGGGATGCGCGCCGATCAGCTCGACGAGATCGGCCAGAATCTGGTTGACGGCGACCGTGGCGTTGCCATCGGCCTGCTGACGCAGGAAGCTGAGATAGCGGCGGGAGATGTTGATGCAGTTGGTGACCTGGCGGGTGATGGTTTTCTGCCGGTCTTTGATATTGTCCAGGTCTTCGCCTTCCAGTCGCGTGGCCGTCCCGATGCGCTGGTTCATCAACTGGATGAAGCCGGAAATGACCGTGAGCGGGCCGTTGATGTCATGAATGATGCTCGCGTAAATTTCACCGCGGCTGCGGGTGATTTCCTCCATCATCTTCTGGTTCTGTAACTCCGCCTGCAGTTCCTGCAATTGGCGGCTGTTCCGGCTGATTTGCTCGGAGAGAGAGCGCCGTTCCATGGCATTGGCGACGGCCGTGCGGATGTCGGCAATGTCGAACGGCTTGTTCAGATAATCACACGCGCCGAGCCGGAGCGCCTGGCGGAGGGTGTCGGCCGTTTCGTACGCCGTCAGCAGGATCACTTCGATGTGCTGATCAATGGCTTTGAGGTGGCCCAACAACTCCACGCCGGACATGCCAAACATGCGGATGTCGCTGACGACCGCATCGACCTTGTTTTGCTTCACCATATCCATCGCGGTGTTGCCATCATTGGCGATCAGCAGGTGGTAATCGTCCTTGAACACCACGCGGAGCGATTGCCGCGGGCCTTCCTCGTCGTCCACGATCAGCAAGGTGCGTTTCGCGGGCAGGTCCGACGATTTAGAAGTGGTATCCGATGGAGAAGGTGAGCGCATGACTGATAAACTCGTAACGACCATCGGCCGATTCGCCGGTCAGGAAGTTGGGCGTGCTGCCCGTGACGTTGCGTTCCGGACCATAGGCCAGTTGGTAGGCGGCATCCCAGCGCCAATGTTCGTATTTGCGGCCCACGCCCAGGCTGAAAATGTGGCGGTTGGAGTCGGGGACGATCGGATTGAAATTTTTGTCGGGCACGCTGTTCTCGCTGAAGATGTAACCGGCACTGGCGTGCCAACCCTTCTCAAAATAACGGGTGACACCCCATTCGTAGAAAATGCTGGACTGCCAGTCGAAGGTCAGCGGCAGCGTGCCGGAAAATTTCTGTTTCAATTTCACGGTGTTGAGCCGATCCCAGTCCGTCCAGTCCACGTCAAATTCGAGGTTCCATTTCGGCGTTGGGCGGAACGATACGCCCGCGACAATATTTTGCGGGAACGGAAACCGGGCACTCGCAGCCTGTGAGCCGGAAGGAACGCCGAAGGCATCCGCGCCTTTGGTTGAGGAGCGGCCGCTGAAATCCATGGTCGTTTCGCTGCGGTAATTCGCGCCGAAGGAAAGTATTTCAATGGGTTTCCATAGAATCCCGGCATTGAAGCCCAGGTCCGTGTCGTCCCCGTGAAACCGGAATTGATCGCCCGGGTTCAGGGGAAACGGAATGATTCCCCGCCGCAGATCGGTGTCCGCATAGTTGAGCGTGGGACCAGCGGCGATGGAGAGCGTGGGGTGAATGCGCCAGGCCACAACCGGATTCAAGGTCAGGTAAGTGATGTTGCCCTTGGTGGCCAGCGTGCGGAACGGAGATTTGTCCGGCCATTCCAACGAAAGACCATACGGGGAATAAAATCCCAATCCGATCGAGATGGGACATTTCTCCAGCGCAAGGGTGTAATAGAACTGCGGCACGCCCTGGATTTCATCCTTCGTGCTCTGCGAGACACCATTGCCACGGTAGTCGGAGTTCAACAAAATACCGTACACGCCGAAACTCGCATTGTTGCCTTCGAGCTGGGTGATGCCCGCCGGGTTGTAGTAAATGGCGGAGGGATTATCCGCCGTCGCCGCAAACGCGTTGCCGCGCGCCGTGGCGGCCGGGTCTTGATCCGCGATGCGAATGCCGAGAGCCAACCCCCGAACGGGCGAAAGAATCGCCAGTGCCAACGCCAGTGAAGAGCATAACGACGCTTTAATTTTCATGGTGCAGTGCCCGTCTTATTTTTGCCGTTTAGGTCTTTTCGCAAGAAACTCCCCTTCTCACAAGCACAATTCTCTGACCCTTCAATCCCGGCGCCCCATGCGCCCCTCCACCTCGTCACCCCGCTCGAATCCAATCAAGAGGTTGACAGCGGCAGGGAAATCGTCACAAGGCCGGATTGTCCCGCGCGCGGATCCGCAATCTTAAGTTTGCCGCGATTGGTTTCGATGATTTTGCGGCTGACGGCCAGCCCCAGCCCCAACCCGACATTGCGCGTGGTAAAGAAGGGCTGCGGGACTTTGCGGGCGGCTTCCGGTGTGAAACCGCTCCCGCTGTCCTGGATTTCAATGTGCACCCAGCGCGTGCCGTCCACGTCGGTGTCCGCGTGCGTGCTGACTTTCACCTTGGGCATCGGCGGATTGGCCTGCACGGCGTTCAACATCACTTCGGCCAGCGCATGTTTCAGGCCAGCGCGATCCCCGGTGAGCGTGAACGACTGGCCGCCCGTTTCATATTGAAGATAGACGGTTTGTTCCTGATGATGCTTTTGCGCCTCACGAAATGCATCCTCAATCAACTGGGAGACGGCGATGGGGTCCGTCAACCCCGTCCGGTCTTGCGCAAGAAACAACATTTGCTGACCGAGCCGGGAAATGCGCTTCACCCCTTCGGTCAACGCAGTACTCAACGACGCGCGAAATTCCGGGTCGTCATATTTTTCAGCAAACAACTGCTGATGCGTCGAAAGTGGGACCACCGCATTGCCCACTTCGTGGGCCAGCCGCTCACCCATGGTTTTGATCATCCGCAAATTGCCGGCTTCGATTTCGAGCCGCTGCAGCCGCTCCGTCTGGGTGTAATCCTCCACCAGCAGGAGCGCGGCATCCGGCACGCCCCGATCTTGTTTTTGAAAAGGCGAAATGGTGATCTGATAAACGCGCTCCCCGCCTGTTGGCGGTCGGTATTTGAAGGGCGTGAGCGCCACGCCGGTTTTCAGCACTTCAAACACTTTGCTGCCGAGGGCCTGGGGCAGGTCGCTGAATTCCAGCGGCGCGGCGCCGCGCCCCGGTCGGGCAAAAGCATCGCGCGCGACGTGGTTGGCGTGGAGGATCGACAAATCCTTCGCCACGACGATGCAACCGGAGTTGAATTGACGGAGGATGTCCCCCATCATGGTGTGATTCGCGCTGAGCTGGTCGTGCAACCAGATGTTCTTGATGGCCATCCCCAGCCCCTCCAGCAGATAAAAAATCAGCGCCAGTTCCTCGTTGGTCAACGCCTCGCCGGTGACGCGACTGTCAAAAAAGGCCACGCCCATGATGGATTCACGGTCCAGGATGGGCAACGCCACCTCCGCCCCCAGCAACTCAAACTCCTGGCGCATTTGCGGGTCCTCCTGAACCGCCGGCGCCTCGCGTCGCAAAATGCGTCCCTGCCGGGAAACGCATCCGCCCACCCCCGCGTTGAGCGACAACGCAAAATGCTCCAGCAAATCCAAAGGCAAACCAATGGCGCAGGCCAGCCGCAGCCGGTGCGAATCTTCCCCTTCGTTTTTATGACTCAGTTCACCAGGTTGTTGACGCAGAAAAATGGCGGCCCGATTCACACCGATGATTTCCCGCAACAGCAGCAGAAATTGTTTCAAGAGCGCCTCGGCGCAAAGGCTGTGGGTCAGCACCGTGGAAAAATCGCGCAGCGCTTCCAGGGCCTTTTGGGGTTCCCGATCCGGCTCGCTGGGCTTCGACGGCTTCGGCTCGTGGAGCTGACGGGACGCGGCGGATCGCTCCAGCACGTGTCCGTTGGCTGGCCAAAGCCGGTCCAAAAAGGAATTGATCAGTCGCGCCCGTACCGGCTTGGCCAGCACTTGCGCCACGCCCAGCAGATAAGCCTCCTCTTCCCATTCCCATTGCCTGTCATCCGCGTAAACCACGATCGGGCATTCCGGCAAACAGCGGCGCAACGTTTCAATGATGCGAATGGGACGGATGCTCGTCAACTCCGCTTCCATCACGCAGCCATCCACCCGACCGTGACTGCGCAACAGGTCGGCCTCGCGCACTTCGGATTGGTGCACGATGCGATAGTGTTCCGGGTTGAGCACGGCCCGCAGGGCCTCCGCCAATCCCGGTTGTGGCGCCAATACGAGCAAAGTTCTCATGATGATGGTACGACCGCCCGGCCGGGTTTCCCGGCGGGTTTGTGATGCTGGCGGCTTGGCAAATCCACCAGGACAGTAGTGCCTTTATTTTCTTCGCTGGCAATGTTTAGATTTCCGCCGTGCAAGTGGACAATCTTGCGGCAGATGGCCAAGCCCAATCCAAAGCCGCGCTGTTCCCCCCCGCGATCCTTGGTGGTGAAGTACGGTCGGAAGATCAGCCGCAGGTGCTCGCGGCTGATGCCTTCGCCCGGGTCGATGATCTGCACGCGAAACCAATTACGGCCCACTTCCGTTTTGGCCAGACTCTGGATGCGCGTCTGAATCGTCGCCCCGACCGGTGAGGCATCGCAGGCGTTCACATACAGATTGCAAAGCAGGCGTTGAATGAGAACAGCGTCCATTTCCACTTCCACCGGCGGCAAGTCCTGGCAGTCGATCGTGATCCCTTTCTTTTTCAGTTGGGGCTGCACCAGTTCAACCGCCTTAAGGATCGTCAAGTCCAGCCGGCCGGGCATGAAGTGGGGCGTCATCGTATTGGAATAAAAAAGGGATTCCTTGACGTATTGCCGGATCGCTTCGACGTTGCGGGTCACGGCGGGCAGCAACTCGGTGGTACTCTCGTCCTTTAGCGGGCTTTCATTTGTCAGTTGCAAAAAAGTCCAGACCGGCGTGATCAGGTTGTTCAAATCATGCGCCATCCCCCGCGACATGCGCCCCAGCAGTTCCATTTCCTCGGAAATCAGTACCTTTTGTTTGAGCCGGATCTGGTTGATGATCAAGTTCAGATTCTTCACCAGTGAAGTCAGCAGGTGCAGATCATGCGGCGTGTAAGGTTCGCCGCTGGTCTTTTGTCCGATTAACAACAATCCGATGGGGTCTTCCTCGGAGAAAAATGGAAAACAGAATTCCGGTTCAAATCGTTTTAACTGCTGTTGCGCGGCTTTCACCAAGGCGGGGCTGCCGGGGTTCGAGAACGCCGGGTTCAAGGTCAGGTAATCGGCTTTGGTGATGTAAAAGAACTGGAAGACGGGAGCATCGCGTTGCAGGTCTTGCACCGGTCCCGGCGATTGTTCCGGAAACGAGCGCAGCAGAGAAAAGGCGCGCGCGGTCTCATCCAACAAAATAATCTGGTAACTTCGCATTCTCATCGTCAACACCAGCAAATCATGCAGGTCATCGAGCAAAAGCGTCGTATCCGAATACCAAGGCACCGATTGGATGAATCCATTGATCTTGTCGTGATATTCAAATCGGTCGCCAAGAATTCGCCGCTCCAAACGCTCTTCACCCTTGCCAAAGAAGCGCGGGAAAAAATATGCGGCCAAAACAATCGTGATGAAGAAAACCGCAAGGGAACCAATGAAGGTGGGATACTTGAAGTCCAGGCCCGGCAATTGTGAAGCGATGAACAATAAACTAAAGCCGAGAAGCAAAACAAATAGCAATCGTACCGACTGGGCGGCCAACCGACCCAAAGTGACGTGAATATCAAGCAACTGATGTTGCAACACGCTATAACCCACGAGAATTCCGTAAAAAATTGCAGCCGCGCTGCCACACGGGAAGATGTCCTTATGAATGAATGGATAGCGGTTGAACCCTAAGATCGGCAACGTGTCGTTCGTCCCAAAAACGATCAATGCGGCCACAGCAATGATCATGAAGGTCAGCCGCGTCTGGTGCAACGAAGGGAGATTTTTTCGCTTATGATACAGGGAGACCATCGCCATGATGGGAACGTTGTAGGTGCAGACAAATATCCAAAACACGGGGCCAGCTTTCGCATAATAAGCGTAACCAGCCCAACGCACGTCGCTCACGAAAAGACTCGTGAAATTGCTCAATGCGAAAAGAACGTGCAGGCCGTAAAGCCAGGGCATGAATCTTCTGACGGGAATCTGCGCAATGAGCCAACAGAGATGAGCCAGGCTGATCGGCAAAAAGATTACGCCGAACTGTAAAAACCTGGCCCAAAAAAGAGCATCCTGCGGATCCGAAACTCGAAACATAAAAAAAGTACCCGTGTTCCAGACCGCTAAAGACACGCCCCAAATAATATAAACCCAGCTCAACGTCGAACGGAGCCGCTGGCTGAATACAAAAAGGGTCAAGCCTAGATTAACAACCGCGGCGATCAGAGGAATTAATTCCGCGAACTTCATGCGCGTGCCGGAAATGCTCTAAGGATCAAACAGGAGTTTTTGCCACCGAAACCGCTGTTCAGATTCATCGCGGCCCTGATCGGGTAAGGCCGTGAGCGCTTGAGCACGTAATCCAGATCACAACCTTCAGCCGGCTCGGTCAAGTTTATGGTGGGCGGAATCTCTTGATGCTTCAAGGCGAGCGCACAGATGACTGTTTCGATGGCGCCAGCGGCGCCCAGCAAATGGCCAGTGACTGGCTTGGTGGAACTGACCGCGAGTCGTCGGGCGTGATCGCCGAACAGATGCTTGATGGCTTTGGTTTCCACCAGATCGTTGCTCTCGGTTGCCGTACCGTGGGCGTTTATGTAGTCAATTTCTGAGACGTCCATTCGCGCCCGGCGCAGCGCTTTTTCCATGGCCCGATACGTTCCAACACCGTCGGGATGGGGTGCCACTGAATGGTAGGCTTCACAACTCCGGCCGTGGCCTGCCACCTCCGCATAGATTTTTGCACCGCGCGCAATCGCATGCGAGAGTTCTTCCAGGACGAGAAACGCCGCCCCTTCACCCAGCAAAAATCCGTCCCGGTTGCGATCAAATGGTCGCATGGCCTGCTGTGGTTTGTCGTTCCGGCAGGTCATCACCCCCGTCACGCAAAAGACGGCCCAGAGTGCGGGCAGCATCGGCGCCTCCGTTCCGCCAGCGACCATGATATCCACCTCATCCTGCTGGATCATGTTGAAGGCGTAGCCAATGGCATCATTGCTGGAGGCGCTCCCGGAACAGTAAGTAATCGCGTGACCTCGGATGCCCAGTTCCAGCGCGATTTCTCCACTGCCACTGCCAGTATAACCGTTGATGAGTGAGAAAGCATTGATGGCCCGATAGCTTTTCTTGGTGAGCGACTCCTGTCCCTTGATCGTCGTTTCTGTTCCTCCCAGTGAAATGCCTTCCACAACCCCAAGCCGTTCCTGATCCAACTTCTCAAAATCGACGGCGGCATCTCTTACGGCCAGAATCGAAGCCGCTATGCCATATTGCGTTGAAAGATCCAACCGGTGCGATTTCTTCGCCTTCATATACACCCCCCCATCGAAATCCTGGATCTCCGCGCAAATCTTGTTGGGCATATCGCCCGGATCAAACCGGGTCAACCGTCTGGCTGCACTGTTGCCCTCACAAATGCTCTCCCAAAAAGTTTCGAGGCTGCTGCCATTGGGCGCGATCACGCCCATGCCCGTGATGACGACGCGTCGTTGAGTGTGGTTGAGGCTCATTTCATTCGCGGCCATTTGTACGGAAAGAGCGCCGGCGTGCGGAGCTGGTACTCCCGATAAGTTGCACCGAATTTTTCCACCAACGCCGCCTCTTCCAGTTTCAGTCGCAGCAGGAGTGCCGGCACAAAAATGACCGTGACCACTGCCAGCGTCATATAGGCCTGCAAGATCAAACTAGCCGAAAGCAATTCCAGCATCATCGAAAAATAGGTCGGATGCCGCACCCAGCGGAACGGCCCGGACTGCACAAATTCATGGTTCTCCCGGATTTCCACGTGCAGGCTCCAGAATTTTCCGAGCGCGGTGATCGCGCGGCGACGGAGCACAAACGAAAACACCGCACAAATCCAACCTGCCACAAAGGTCACCCAATACGCCTGCTGTCCGCGCGCAAGAAATTCCGTGATAGAACCCAACAGCATTACCGTGCCCGCCAGCATGAACAATCGAAGCGTCAAGCTCTCCTTCACCGGTCCAGCGATGGTCTTCCTTTTCTTCTTCAGTTCCACCATCCGGAACAGATAAATCGAGACAACCGAGGCTATGGGGACCAGCACTTTCAGTGTCAACATAGCATTTGTGCGTCAACATAAGGCTATTCGAGAAAAAGTCGCAACCACAATATTTGGGGTGATTGACTTGAATCAACCACCAATAGTTGTGGTAGCCGCTGAAGCCAAGAAATCTCTTTAGCGCGCCAATTGTCTCGTCGGACTTCCCCGCCCGCCTCGGTCAGCTCCACCCTCTGCGCCCACCGGTTGGGTTACGCTGCTTAATGATTAAACAAAAATTCTTTGCTGCTCAGTATCGCCCAATACAAATCCTCGACGCCGGTGCGCGGGTTGGATACTTCTGCGTCCGCGATGATTGTTGCAATCCGGGTTTTTTCCGCATCCGTCGGAAACCGCGACACGGTGCTCAGATAGGCTTCCTCAATAATGCCAGCCAGTGGCGTGTGGTTGGCGAGCAAGCGGGCGATTCGATTCTGCTTCGCTTCAAGTTTCTGGTTGATCGTGTCGCCATTGGAAAGGTGGAGCACCTGCGTCACACTCGGTTCGGCGGTCCGCTCGCACTCGCAAGTTTTTTCGCGATCAGGTCGGCCAAAGGATTTCAAGAAAAAGGAATCCGTCTGGGTATCGGGCAATTGGAGCGCGCGAAATCCGAACGGGTATTTCTCGCCCTCCTGTTTCTGATTGCGCCGGTCCACCGTGAACTGCGTCGGCACGTCGGTCACCTGTGAAATCGCATCCAGCGCCACCTCGGCCATCAAGCGCCGCGGGTAATAACGCGAGTAGAAGCGCGCATCGGCCGCGTTCTCCGGCAACGCGATGCTGCTTCGTTGATAAGCCTCCGATTGCAGGATGGCGCGCATCAGTGACTTGAGATCGAACTTCCGGTCCGCCAGATGCCGCGCCAGGGCGGAGAGGAGCTTTTCGTTGCTGGCCGGATTCGTGACGCGCAGATCATCGACCTTTTCCACCAGACCCACGCCCATGAAATTCGCCCAGATGCGATTGGCAATCGCGCGGCTGAAATACGGGTTGTCCCGCGACGTCAACCAGTCCGCCAGTGCGACCCGCCGGTCGTTTGGGTCGTCCAATCCAAGCGGTTTGCCGTCGAGCGGCGCGGGTGGTTGCGGACGGCCCGTCAAGGGTTGAACGAGATCGCCAGAATTCGCGGCAAATATAAAATTGTCGCCATCCGCAACCCCGCTCTTGGCCCGAACGCGCGCAAAAAGATTGGCCATCTGGTAGTACTGTTTGTTGGTCCACTTTTCCATCGGATGGTTATGGCATTTGGCGCAATTGATCGACATGCCCAGAAACGCCTGCGTCGTCGTTTCCGCCATCGCGCGCGGGTCATCGTGCAACACGTAAAAATTTCCCGCGCCGTTCTCCAGTGTGCTGCCTTGCGCGGTGATCAATTCGCGCGCGAACTTGTCCCACGGCGTGTTCGCCGCCACGTTGTTGCGAATCCAGTTGTAATAGGACCACATCGCGGCGGGCCGGAGTTGCTTGCTGCTGACCAGAAGCAAGTCCGACCATTTGTAAGTCCAGTAATCGACAAACTCCGGCCTTCGCGACAGCGACTCAATGAGCGCGTCGCGCTTCTTCGAGGATTTGTCCGCCAGAAACCTGCGCGTCTCCTGGGCCGACGGCAGAATGCCGATCGTATCCAGAAAGGCGCGGCGAATGAATTCCGAATCACTGCAACGCGGCGACGGCGGCAGGCTCAAGCTTCTTAGTTTTTCGAGCACCAACTCATCGATGAAATTTCGCCGGGCGGCCTTGGCGAAAACTTTGTTGGCAATTCGATTGGTGTAAGGCGCCGTAACCGTGGCGATGGCAATGCGGCTGAGATACCACCCGGTAATTGCTCCCTCGCCAAACCCAATCACCTTTACGTTGCCGGTCTCGTCCACGTCACATACCGATGCGTTGGCAGAAGAGTATTTCACCCAATGGGTGACATCCTCACTGCGGCCGTCACTGAACCAGGCGCGCACGCTCAACTTCTGGTTCACGCCGGGACTGAGAAAAACATGCTCCGGCAAAATCTCAATATGGTCGATGCGCGCTTCGTCCGGCTTCGGCCCGGGCGTGCCTGCGGCAATCCATTCAGACAACACGCGATAATCGAGCGAGCCAACTTCAAATCGTTTCCCACCTTTGTGCGGGACGGCGCCGGTTGGTTTCAGCAGCATCAAGCTGCGACCCGGATCACTGGGAACAATGCGCCTCCCCAACGCCTGATGAGTGAGCGCCAGAAAATCACCCTCATCATCGAAACCGCGCAGGGAAAGTTTGAAGCCGTTTTGTCCAGCGGCCGCACCGTGACACGCACCCGCGCTGCACCCCGCCTTGGCCAGCACCGGCTGCACGTGATTTCGGAAGCTCCACTCAAACGGTTTCTCCATGTTCTCCACTGTCACCTGCGCCAAGACGGTTTGCCCGCCCGCCCTGACTCGAATCGTAGCGACACCGTTTCGTACGGGCAACGCCACGTCATCCTTGACGGACACAACATTGGTGTCACTCGAACTGAAAGTGAGGTCGTTCGTAACCTGTCCCACATAACGATTGTCACGAAATTGTTCCACCAAGAGTGTTTGCTGAGCGGCCGCACCGCTCAGTTTGAATTGGGCGGGGAGAATGATGATGGACTCTTTGGCTTGAACGTGTCCCGCTACAGCCAGAGCCACCATCAACAACCAACGCAACCTGACGAGCGTCGTCGCTCTGAAAAAGTGCTTCGGACTCTTCGCGTGCGTCGCGGCCATATCAAAACAACTCCCGGATTGGCTGCGTACCATAATCCACCAGCGCAAACGGACGACCCTGCGGGCCGGGCAGGTGAGTCTCCAGATTCAACCCGAGGCTGTGAAAAACCGTGGCGACCACTTCCGACGACGACACCGGTCGCTCCACTGGATAGCCGCCAATTTCATCGCTCTTGCCAATCACGCGCCCGCCTTTGACGCCGCCGCCAGCGAAATAACTTGTCCAGCATTGCGGCCAATGATCGCGCCCGCCCGCTGGATTGATCTTGGGCGTGCGACCAAACTCGGCCAGGTTGCAAACGAACGTATTGTCGAGCATCCCGCGTTGGACGAGGTCTTCGATCAGCGCGCTGTAACCCTGGTCATACATTGGCGCGACGATGTCTTTCATCCCGGCAATCGAGGTAAACGGCTTCGAACCGTGAATGTCCCACGAAATCTCGTCGAAGACGGTGATGAAAGTGTTGATGGTCACAAAACGCACGCCGGCCTCGATCAACCGACGCGCCAGCAGACAACATTGGCCAAAGCGCGTCATCCCGTACCGTTCGCGAACCTTTTCTGGCTCCTTCGACAAATCAAATGCTTCGCGCGCCTTGACGCTCGTCATCAAGCGATACGCCGACGCAAAATTCGCGTCCATCAACTTCGCCGTCTCGCTTGCTTCGAAAGTCTTGACCTGGTCATCCACAATTTGCCGCAATTCCCGGCGCCGCTGGAGACGGACCTCGCCAATTTCCGTCGGCGGCAATAAATCCGGTACTTTGAAATTCGGCTTGGACGGATCGGCCATCAGCGCGAACGGATCGTAGGCTTTGCCAAGAAAACCGGCGTCCTGTCCGTGCGGCAGGTTGCCGCCGGTCGGCCCCATCAATTCGGGCAGGAGGACGTGCGCAGGCAGTTCGTTGCGCCGGCCCTTGAGATATTCCAACACACAACCGGCGTGCGGCGTGTTGACGCCGCCGGTGAAAAGCCGGCCCGTTTGCATCATCTGATGTCCCGTGTCGTGGACGGCCGCCGCCGTGTGGTGGCAAGTGCGAACGAGCGAAAACTTGTCCGCCACTTTGGCGTGCAACGGGAAAATTTCGGAGATCTGAATGTCCGGGTTGTTGGTCTTGATCGGCTTGAACGGGCCGCGGATTTCGCGTGGCGCGTCCGGTTTCATGTCCCACGTATCCAACTGGCTCGGTGCGCCGAGATTGAAAATCATGATGACAGACTTCTCATCGTTGCCTTTCTCCACCGCGCCCATCGCCTGCAACGCGGCGAAATTCGACAAGGTCAGACCGATGGCGCCGAGCGCGCCGACCTGAAGAAAGTCGCGCCGCGTAATCCCGTCGCACGTCGTGACCGAACCATTGCCCGTCACTTTAAGCATGATGTCCTGTTCTGTTCGCGGTTAGGGACATGATTTTACGCGCTAAATATAGGCGGGCAACCTCCTTGCTGTAAATATATTTTAGAGTGCGTTGGGAGTCGTTTGACCGCCCGAAATTTTTCCCTGTCAACTCCTGGTTCTGTGGGTATTCTCCCGGCACTTCGTCAAGACGCCATGAAAGACCAGTCGATGAATCGACGGAAATTCCTTCGCACAACCGCCCTGGCTGCGACTGCAACCGCCGCTCTTGATCGGGCCATCACTCGCGCCGCACAGAAAACCAGCGGTGCCCACTGGCCCATCGGTTGTATGAACCGGCCGTGGTCCAAATGGACCCACAACGTTGGCTTTGAAGGCATCAAAGCCGCCGGTTACAGACTACTCGGCTTGATTTCCCACTCCCAAAATGAGCCCCTCATTACTACCAGCGCAACACCGGAGTACCTGGACACGCTGAAAAGGCAATTCGCCGCACTCGGCTTAAAGGCC
The Verrucomicrobiota bacterium DNA segment above includes these coding regions:
- a CDS encoding DUF1501 domain-containing protein, whose product is MLKVTGNGSVTTCDGITRRDFLQVGALGAIGLTLSNFAALQAMGAVEKGNDEKSVIMIFNLGAPSQLDTWDMKPDAPREIRGPFKPIKTNNPDIQISEIFPLHAKVADKFSLVRTCHHTAAAVHDTGHQMMQTGRLFTGGVNTPHAGCVLEYLKGRRNELPAHVLLPELMGPTGGNLPHGQDAGFLGKAYDPFALMADPSKPNFKVPDLLPPTEIGEVRLQRRRELRQIVDDQVKTFEASETAKLMDANFASAYRLMTSVKAREAFDLSKEPEKVRERYGMTRFGQCCLLARRLIEAGVRFVTINTFITVFDEISWDIHGSKPFTSIAGMKDIVAPMYDQGYSALIEDLVQRGMLDNTFVCNLAEFGRTPKINPAGGRDHWPQCWTSYFAGGGVKGGRVIGKSDEIGGYPVERPVSSSEVVATVFHSLGLNLETHLPGPQGRPFALVDYGTQPIRELF